CTTTCGACATACGAAGATAAAAAGGCCTTCGAAAACAAGCATTAAagttcaaaacttttaaattcgAAAGCTGGGCTAGTCATAAACATATAAAACCCATGTGTGCCTTTTCGTCTTACACGAAAAATAAGCACCCTTTCtgatatttgaaatgaatatGATACAATCTTGATCGTCGAGCTTCATTTGCCTTGGCTCGTAAGAGTTTCGTTCGCCCCCTGCTTCCAGTTTTCANacaatgatatgatattgtccactttgagcataatctcttatgattttacttttggtttccccgaaatgcctcatatcaatgggtttaaccccttaattagctgatgtgggactcctctcctaacaatcctcctcttgaacaaagtacacctttgttcgacacttttgactacaccttcgaggctctaGCCGATGTGgaactcctctcccaacaatccttcgagcaaagtacaccctttgttccacacttgagtcacttttgactacaccttcgaggctctagccgatgtgggactcctctcccaacaatcctcaacaatcctcctccgagcaaagtacaccttttgtttgacacttgagtcacttttgactacaccttcaaggCTCTAGCCAATGTgtgactcctctcccaacaatcctcaacatattACTCATggggtttgattttttttaccgATGAAGATTCTAGACAGGTGAAAATTGATGGTTGCTGTGTAATATCTTGATTACTGCTGTCTGTAGTACGTCGTGGCGTTTTCTTGTTTAATAACTAATGGCTGCATTTCAAGATCGATCTTTCGACATACGAAGATAAAAAGGCCTTCGAAAACAAGCATTAAagttcaaaacttttaaattcgAAAGCTGGGCTAGTCATAAACATATAAAACCCATGTGTGCCTTTTCGTCTTACACGAAAAATAAGCACCCTTTCtgatatttgaaatgaatatGATACAATCTTGATCGTCGAGCTTCATTTGCCTTGGCTCGTAAGAGTTTCGTTCGCCCCCTGCTTCCagttttcatctttacatTGTTTGTATAGAACTTTGATGATCATTATGAACTGTTTCAAGACttttgaatgaagaaaaaaggggtTCTTTGGCCATTACGTGCCTTGCGGCCTTTTGAATTCTCCGCCTTATAAAACAATCCCTCTCTTTCCCTTCAAACTACACAAAGAATCTTCCTACCTGAAATGTGtttttgtgtgtatatatgtatgtgtacTAACTGTTTATAACCCATATTCATTGCTTTTCCTTCCAGAATTCTCATGGAGTCCGTTGCCTCTACTTCGTCGTCCCCACCGGATGGCCCCCGTCTTCACCTTCATCGGTTCAAGCCCTCCCAAGCTGTGGCTGACCGGATTGTTCGAGCTCTCCACCATCACCTCCACCTCCTTTACCGCTCCAATTCTAACTTCTTTGTGTTGGGAGCCACAGGCAATGTTTACATCGTGTCTCTATCCTCCACCCCTTCGTGTACTTGTCCCGATCGTATTACTCCATGCAAACACATACTATTTATCTACATTCGAGCCCTGGGCATGTCGCTTGACGACGTATGTCTTCGGAGGAGAACGCTTCGACCTTGCCAGTTGAATCGTTTGCTTGCTGCACCTATAATATTAGAATCACTTGCAGAGATTGGCATACGTAGAATATTTCATCAACAATTCTTTCAGGTAAAAGAAAGAGGTTCTTCTGCAAATGTTGTGGAAGAAGGGACTGCATGTCCTGTTTGTTTGGATGATATGAAGAAGAACGATCGTGTTGTAGCGTGTTCGACGTGTCGAAATCTTGTTCATGAAGATTGTTTCTCGAGGTGGAAACGAAGCAAGGGAAGGAGAAGGGTTAGTTGCGTAGTGTGTAGGGCACGGTGGAAAGAGACGACAGATCAACaaaagtatttgaatttgtcTGCCTATGTCAACGAACACGACGTAGTTGACAACAATCTCTAGACTAGTCAAACGAACATCTTAAGATCTCTCGAAATAAGATGGTAGTGTAAAATCATCCTCAAGTACTTCAACTTCAAAATCAATGTTAAAGGGAAATTTATAGCAAGCTTAGAGGAATAagatgtaaattatttttattgttagttCGAGTTAGTTTGATTGATCTCGGTAAAATAGTAACAACCCTCGAGTCTTAGgacatttaataattattttt
The nucleotide sequence above comes from Cucurbita pepo subsp. pepo cultivar mu-cu-16 chromosome LG11, ASM280686v2, whole genome shotgun sequence. Encoded proteins:
- the LOC111805851 gene encoding uncharacterized protein LOC111805851, whose translation is MESVASTSSSPPDGPRLHLHRFKPSQAVADRIVRALHHHLHLLYRSNSNFFVLGATGNVYIVSLSSTPSCTCPDRITPCKHILFIYIRALGMSLDDVCLRRRTLRPCQLNRLLAAPIILESLAEIGIRRIFHQQFFQVKERGSSANVVEEGTACPVCLDDMKKNDRVVACSTCRNLVHEDCFSRWKRSKGRRRVSCVVCRARWKETTDQQKYLNLSAYVNEHDVVDNNL